A region from the Methylovorus glucosotrophus genome encodes:
- a CDS encoding RidA family protein, whose product MAKKIIHTDHAPKAIGTYSQAVAVNGTVYLSGQIGLDPASMELVEGIEAQVHRVFTNLKAVAEAAGGSLADVVKLNIFLTDLGHFALVNSIMSEYFSEPYPARAAVGVATLPRGALVEADAVMVLA is encoded by the coding sequence ATGGCAAAAAAGATCATCCATACCGACCACGCTCCTAAAGCGATTGGCACTTACTCGCAGGCGGTTGCCGTCAATGGCACCGTTTACCTGTCAGGGCAGATTGGCCTGGACCCCGCCAGCATGGAGCTGGTAGAGGGTATTGAAGCACAGGTGCATCGTGTATTCACCAACCTCAAGGCCGTGGCTGAAGCGGCTGGTGGTTCTCTGGCGGATGTCGTGAAACTGAATATTTTTCTGACCGATCTCGGTCACTTTGCCCTGGTCAATTCCATCATGTCTGAATATTTCAGCGAGCCTTATCCTGCGCGTGCTGCCGTTGGCGTCGCCACACTGCCACGTGGTGCGCTGGTGGAAGCCGATGCCGTCATGGTGCTCGCCTGA